The stretch of DNA AATGATAAGGTGAATGTGGGATTCTATCTGATCGAGGGTTTTACCTGCTTATTTGCTGGATTACGGCCCCAAGAAAGTCGGACCGTCTGCTTTCCAATTGTTGTCCCGTTTAGCTTCTCCAATGCCTCTTCAGCATTATTTCTGAGAAAGTTTATCAGAATAATGTTGTTGTGATTACACGAATAAAGACTCTAAAATTATGTATGTTATCTGTCAATATGGAAAGAATTTAAAATACCAGAATTTGTACCTATTTGCAAACTGGACAAAACCACATCCCTTTCCAACAGGTATCTTTACAGAGACTATCTCACCGTACTGGGAGAATGGCTGCCTGAGGTCCTCATCTGAAACATTAGGGTCGAGTCCTCCAACAAATATCTATAACGAGACATTGGTTAGTTATTGGAAAGTGGTACCAAATCACTAGAATGcaaatttttatcaaataaaactgGAAAACTCACTGTTGTGTTGGTAGAATCTGCTTCAGATTGGCTGGATGTGCCATTTGACTGACCTCCTAAACAAGGaaacttacaaaataaatacaaagctGGTAGAAATATTTCAAACTCTTGCCATGGGAAGAAATGGaaaaaacaaaagcaacatCAACAACCAAGACTTTTCCTACAAGTGGGATCAACAATAACCTAAAATTTTTCACTTAGGTGAGGATCTAAACATGAATCAAAAACAAATTTGGAGGAAAATAGAGGGAGATGTATTatcaaaaagaaattgaaggggtctaaataaaaaaaaggggaAATTAACGACCAAGTATATGTTTGGAATAGTTTAGTTTGAAGCTTAAAAAAGCAATTAATATCATGCACACCATAATGGACCTAATGTACACTTCACACAATCAGAGCCTATGAATAAATGGGATGATTTTTAACTGCCCCGACTCCTATTAATGAAACCATCAAACATATTTGACGTTCATTTACATTAGTAAACAAACATAGTAattgtcttttttctttcttttgctgTGAAAACTAAAAATCACATATGACATATATTTCAAGGAATTTACAGCCATTTAGAAAGTCATTGAAATCGTCATCTAAAGCACAAAACATTGATTTCTGTTTATATGAGCAAGAAATGTAGTACTCAAACCGAAGAACAGCTGAAAATTTAGAATGGTATAAGTGGCTGGAAGCATTTTTTTTGTACGGAATGCattatgtacatattttttcctttacCCTACCAAATGAAAAGAGATATATCAGAAATCAGAAGCAAGTGATGTCATTTGGGATACCCTGTTGATGACCAGATGATTTCCTTGGAGTTGCAGCACCAATGCGCATAGGCCTGCTGGAACAGTAAACACCATTCATCTGAGTCATGGCCTGGGATCTTTCATTGTCATCGCCGAACCTGACGAAACCATAGCCCTTTGAACGGCCAGTATTGGCATCAAAAACAACTTTTGCAGCTTTAACAGAAGGAAACACACTAGCAAAAGTTTCATGCAACAAACTATCTGTAACATCTGCAGCTAAATCTCCTACAAAAATAGAAAGGTCAGGAACATTATCTGAACCCTTGTCTCCTGTGCTAAATGACGCCCAGTTTAGACGGAATGCTTGCTCTGTATTGGGCATCGCAATTCCAGAATAGTTTTGCAAAACTTTCTCAGCAGTAGCACGTGAATAGAACTCCACAAATCCGTAACCCTCTGA from Vigna unguiculata cultivar IT97K-499-35 chromosome 8, ASM411807v1, whole genome shotgun sequence encodes:
- the LOC114193053 gene encoding polyadenylate-binding protein RBP47C-like, whose amino-acid sequence is MHQSNGSDSSLQSQSQSQSQSQSQSQSTEQNVPRQPAGSPAMARPQQWLPLQYPAAVVMPHHMLPPQHYAPPPYMSFHHHQYAPPHVPHQQHQNGSSGENKTVWIGDLHHWMDENYVHRCFASTGEISSIKVIRNKQTGLSEGYGFVEFYSRATAEKVLQNYSGIAMPNTEQAFRLNWASFSTGDKGSDNVPDLSIFVGDLAADVTDSLLHETFASVFPSVKAAKVVFDANTGRSKGYGFVRFGDDNERSQAMTQMNGVYCSSRPMRIGAATPRKSSGHQQGGQSNGTSSQSEADSTNTTIFVGGLDPNVSDEDLRQPFSQYGEIVSVKIPVGKGCGFVQFANRNNAEEALEKLNGTTIGKQTVRLSWGRNPANKQFRMDFGNPWTGAYYGAPIYDGYGYALPPRHDPSIYAAAYGAYPLYGAHQQQVS